The Apium graveolens cultivar Ventura chromosome 6, ASM990537v1, whole genome shotgun sequence genome contains a region encoding:
- the LOC141665059 gene encoding uncharacterized protein LOC141665059 has translation MANHTRFTFADMQNPLFIHPSNGPLSVSVFKLQGASDYRSWKRSFKIQLSAKRKLGFLTGSIPRDASDVVQAAQWDTCNDLVVSWLHNNVVDGIKQSIIFINYASEVGLILKNAFC, from the coding sequence ATGGCGAATCACACAAGATTCACTTTTGCTGATATGCAAAACCCACTCTTCATTCATCCCTCAAATGGTCCTTTGTCTGTAAGTGTCTTCAAGTTACAAGGTGCTTCGGACTACAGATCTTGGAAACGATCATTTAAAATTCAACTCTCTGCTAAACGCAAGTTAGGGTTCTTGACTGGATCTATTCCCAGAGATGCTTCAGATGTTGTTCAAGCGGCTCAATGGGACACCTGTAATGACCTTGTTGTTTCATGGTTGCACAATAATGTTGTTGATGGTATTAAACAATCCATCATCTTCATAAACTATGCATCTGAGGTAGGTCTCATCTTGAAAAACGCTTTTTGTTAA